One genomic segment of Amycolatopsis sp. Hca4 includes these proteins:
- the hemA gene encoding 5-aminolevulinate synthase produces the protein MNVHLDSYLSGQTAHDLAESKREFLEIGRRSGNYPMASARRDGVDSEVSVWCSNDYLGMGQNRQVIDAVQATIDVHGVGSGGSRNIGGNNHYHVLLENELADLHGKESALLFASGYTANEGALTVLASMPKDTIVFSDAKNHASIIDGLRHSGAQKQVFRHNDVAHLEELIAAAPAERPKLIVVETVYSMSGNVAPLAEIADIAERYGATTFIDEVHAVGMYGPQGAGIAAREGIADRFTVVMGTLAKGFGLVGGYITGPAALVDAVRTYARSFVFTTSLPPAIAAGGLASVRYLRSSDVERKLLSENAKLLHRLLVEADIPFLSTDSHIVSAFIGDDELCKRASRLLFERHGIYVQSINAPSVPAGREILRIAPSAVHEQKEVESFADALHGIWTELGIPTASARDWLTSEFRGDGARTAAKAGLLPR, from the coding sequence ATGAACGTCCACCTGGATTCCTACCTGAGCGGGCAGACCGCGCACGACCTTGCGGAAAGCAAGCGCGAGTTCCTGGAGATCGGCCGCCGTTCCGGCAACTACCCCATGGCCAGCGCGCGGCGCGACGGGGTGGATTCGGAAGTGAGTGTCTGGTGCAGCAACGACTACCTGGGCATGGGCCAGAACCGCCAGGTGATCGACGCGGTGCAGGCCACCATCGACGTCCACGGCGTCGGCTCCGGCGGTTCCCGCAACATCGGCGGGAACAACCACTACCACGTCCTGCTGGAAAACGAGCTCGCGGACCTGCACGGCAAGGAGTCCGCGCTCCTGTTCGCCTCGGGGTACACCGCGAACGAAGGTGCCCTCACCGTGCTGGCGAGCATGCCGAAGGACACCATCGTCTTCTCCGACGCGAAGAACCACGCCTCGATCATCGACGGCCTCCGGCACAGCGGCGCGCAGAAGCAGGTCTTCCGGCACAACGACGTCGCCCACCTGGAAGAGCTGATCGCGGCCGCGCCCGCGGAGCGCCCGAAGCTCATCGTCGTGGAGACGGTCTACTCCATGTCCGGCAACGTCGCGCCGCTGGCCGAGATCGCCGACATCGCGGAGCGGTACGGCGCCACCACCTTCATCGACGAGGTGCACGCGGTCGGCATGTACGGCCCGCAGGGCGCCGGGATCGCCGCGCGGGAGGGCATCGCCGACCGGTTCACCGTCGTGATGGGCACCCTGGCCAAGGGCTTCGGCCTGGTCGGCGGCTACATCACCGGACCGGCGGCCCTCGTCGACGCGGTGCGGACCTACGCACGCTCGTTCGTCTTCACCACCTCGCTGCCGCCGGCGATCGCGGCGGGCGGGCTGGCGTCGGTCCGGTACCTGCGGTCCTCCGACGTCGAGCGGAAGCTGCTGTCGGAGAACGCGAAGCTGCTGCACCGCCTGCTGGTCGAGGCCGACATCCCGTTCCTTTCCACGGACTCCCACATCGTTTCGGCCTTCATCGGCGACGACGAGCTGTGCAAGCGGGCGTCCCGGCTGCTGTTCGAGCGGCACGGGATCTACGTCCAGTCCATCAACGCCCCCAGCGTGCCCGCGGGCCGGGAGATCCTGCGGATCGCCCCGTCCGCCGTGCACGAGCAGAAGGAGGTCGAAAGCTTCGCCGACGCCCTGCACGGCATCTGGACGGAGCTCGGCATCCCGACCGCGAGCGCGCGGGACTGGCTGACCTCGGAGTTCCGCGGCGACGGCGCCCGCACCGCCGCGAAAGCCGGACTGCTGCCGCGATGA
- a CDS encoding response regulator transcription factor: MTVTSGASPGFDGAIIPDMRDRRSSPWLGRSPLPPGTKDTNLQIMLVVEDGIRRYSVEGMFRSLDIRLTARFSTDVEDISTFGNGQLIISSGSARTPMPTGIAEKLRRHHIDVLILVDPADVIDQSWADHANGFLDWADLRPETLGDAIVDVAAGRFHVSATLARRSVAAPDQAGADATSKRASMIALTGREHQVLRLIAEGQSNRQVARSLSISEHGVKRTVGIILAKLNCPNRTLAVVRAMESGLLVM, from the coding sequence ATGACAGTGACATCCGGGGCGTCACCGGGATTCGACGGCGCGATCATCCCCGACATGCGCGACCGGCGGAGTTCCCCGTGGCTGGGGCGTTCCCCGCTGCCACCGGGCACCAAGGACACCAATCTGCAGATCATGCTGGTCGTCGAAGACGGCATTCGCCGGTACAGCGTCGAAGGGATGTTCCGCTCCCTCGACATCCGGCTGACCGCGCGGTTCAGCACGGACGTCGAGGACATCTCCACGTTCGGCAACGGCCAGTTGATCATTTCCTCCGGCAGCGCGCGCACGCCGATGCCCACCGGCATCGCCGAAAAGCTGCGGCGCCACCACATCGACGTCCTCATCCTGGTGGACCCGGCCGATGTCATCGACCAGTCATGGGCCGACCACGCGAACGGCTTCCTGGACTGGGCGGACCTGCGTCCCGAGACCCTGGGCGACGCGATCGTCGACGTCGCGGCCGGCCGGTTCCACGTCTCGGCCACGCTGGCCCGGCGCTCGGTGGCGGCCCCCGACCAGGCCGGCGCCGACGCCACCTCGAAGCGCGCGTCGATGATCGCCCTGACGGGGCGGGAACACCAGGTGCTCCGCCTGATCGCCGAAGGGCAGAGCAACCGGCAGGTCGCCCGCTCGCTGAGCATCTCCGAACACGGCGTCAAGCGCACGGTCGGCATCATCCTGGCCAAGCTCAACTGCCCGAACCGGACGCTCGCGGTCGTCCGGGCCATGGAGTCGGGGCTGCTGGTCATGTGA
- a CDS encoding class I adenylate-forming enzyme family protein: MSLSGHWWSASKSYVSEILSLFAAEPGREVFHWRGTAFTGADLIRSVTDTYLALRERGVGRGDVVAILVAANSPETLTARYATQLLGGAVCYLRTTNPGTKVTVLPLDQQIQILQDTGAVTVFTDAECAERATEIAAAHGIPVTRGEAGHSEGADVPDAAAWDSEALAFINFTSGSTGRPKGIRVSGRAWDATLRAWQGLGGEAGCTSLLVSTPLSHGVAPMADAVLDSGSALYAQESFDAAKFVQTVAAEPEITWTFMATTHVFQLSDHLLEQGIGDRAAVAAAGLSSLKRIVYGGSPAAPARIAQAFELFGPVLAQGYATSESGRITTLTPLQHGDPDLAGTVGRPFPEVQVVVCNSESGAPLAAGEIGEVRVRTPQTMDGYLGDPELTARVLRDGWYFTGDIGCLDERGYLTLLGRVADVIKVDGVKVHPIVVESEILAHPGVRHAAVYGVRDEDGSEHIHAAIECDPTLAVDVDDIRASIAEAFSPIHVPETINVLEVLPMNRNGKPDKVILRSAAARH; encoded by the coding sequence ATGAGCCTGTCCGGGCATTGGTGGAGTGCCAGCAAAAGCTACGTCTCGGAGATCCTCTCGCTGTTCGCGGCCGAGCCCGGGCGCGAGGTTTTCCATTGGCGCGGCACGGCTTTCACCGGTGCCGACCTGATCCGGTCGGTGACGGACACCTACCTCGCGCTGCGCGAGCGCGGGGTGGGCCGCGGCGACGTCGTGGCGATCCTGGTCGCCGCCAACAGCCCCGAGACGCTCACCGCGCGGTACGCCACCCAGCTGCTCGGCGGGGCCGTGTGCTACCTGCGCACCACCAACCCCGGCACCAAGGTCACCGTCCTGCCGCTGGACCAGCAGATCCAGATCCTGCAGGACACCGGCGCCGTGACCGTGTTCACCGACGCCGAATGCGCGGAACGGGCCACGGAAATCGCGGCCGCCCACGGCATTCCGGTGACGCGCGGCGAGGCCGGCCACAGCGAAGGCGCCGACGTCCCGGACGCCGCGGCGTGGGACTCCGAGGCGCTGGCCTTCATCAACTTCACCAGCGGCAGCACGGGGCGGCCCAAGGGCATCCGGGTTTCGGGCCGGGCGTGGGACGCCACCCTCCGGGCGTGGCAGGGCCTCGGCGGGGAAGCCGGCTGCACGTCGCTGCTGGTGTCGACCCCGCTGAGCCACGGCGTCGCCCCGATGGCCGACGCGGTCCTCGACTCGGGCTCGGCGCTCTACGCGCAGGAAAGCTTCGACGCCGCGAAGTTCGTGCAGACCGTCGCCGCGGAACCGGAGATCACCTGGACGTTCATGGCGACGACGCACGTCTTCCAGCTCAGTGACCACCTGCTGGAGCAGGGCATCGGCGACCGGGCCGCGGTGGCGGCCGCGGGCCTGTCCTCGCTGAAGCGGATCGTCTACGGCGGCAGCCCCGCGGCGCCCGCCCGGATCGCGCAGGCCTTCGAGCTCTTCGGCCCGGTGCTGGCGCAGGGCTACGCCACGAGCGAGTCCGGCCGGATCACCACGCTGACCCCGCTGCAGCACGGCGACCCGGACCTCGCGGGCACCGTCGGGCGGCCCTTCCCCGAGGTGCAGGTCGTCGTCTGCAACTCGGAATCGGGTGCCCCGCTGGCCGCGGGCGAGATCGGCGAGGTGCGCGTGCGCACGCCGCAGACGATGGACGGCTACCTCGGCGACCCGGAGCTCACCGCGCGCGTGCTGCGGGACGGCTGGTACTTCACCGGGGACATCGGCTGCCTCGACGAGCGCGGGTACCTGACCCTGCTGGGCCGGGTGGCCGACGTGATCAAGGTCGACGGCGTCAAGGTGCACCCCATCGTGGTCGAGTCGGAGATCCTGGCCCACCCCGGTGTCCGCCACGCCGCCGTCTACGGCGTGCGCGACGAGGACGGCAGCGAGCACATCCACGCCGCCATCGAATGCGATCCCACGCTGGCGGTCGACGTGGACGACATCCGCGCGAGCATCGCCGAAGCGTTCTCCCCGATCCACGTACCGGAAACGATCAACGTCCTGGAAGTGCTGCCGATGAACCGGAACGGCAAGCCGGACAAGGTGATCCTGCGGTCGGCGGCCGCCCGGCACTGA
- a CDS encoding long-chain fatty acid--CoA ligase, protein MTRSVAGVLAETAAQRPGHPAVVHESGTVSYEWLWDRARRYAAVLRANGVRPGDRVVLLLVDTPQFPAVYFGVLAAGAVAIPLNVLSTAAEVEHVLTDADAPVLVCSASLLARASEAAGPRGTALFTVGPGPAGTVDLVAAAGDTAPLEDLAEPAPDDVAVVFYTSGTTGAPKGVMLTHRNILYNVERMVATPYVFRGDDVLLACLPLAHSFGQICVMLTGFRAGITLVLMSKFSGREALDLMAEHRCTVFMGVPTMYFGLLDAVAQGGPVPRLDRVYSGGSPLPAQTLEEVRTVFGCPVYEGYGATELSCSVAYHYPGVAFRPGTVGVPINGVVVGIAQPNAEAVELLPVGEVGEIVVRGPSVMAGYLGRPDLTAEVLRDGWFRTGDLGRLDDDGYLAVVGRKKDLILRGGYNVYPREIEELLAGHPAVAQVAVIGVPHPVLGEEVWAVVVPSRPQDVTGSSAGELVEWTKQRLAAYKYPRRIEFTDALPTGSSGKVLKRVLVAEYAATTVA, encoded by the coding sequence ATGACCAGGTCAGTCGCCGGCGTGCTGGCCGAGACGGCGGCACAGCGGCCCGGCCACCCCGCCGTGGTGCACGAGTCCGGGACCGTCAGCTACGAGTGGCTGTGGGACCGGGCCCGGCGGTACGCCGCCGTGCTGCGGGCGAACGGGGTGCGGCCGGGGGACCGGGTCGTCCTGCTCCTGGTCGACACCCCGCAGTTCCCCGCGGTCTACTTCGGTGTGCTGGCAGCCGGTGCGGTCGCGATCCCGCTGAACGTCCTGTCGACCGCGGCGGAGGTCGAGCACGTGCTGACCGACGCCGACGCGCCGGTCCTGGTCTGCTCCGCCTCCTTACTCGCCCGGGCGAGCGAGGCGGCGGGGCCGCGCGGCACGGCGTTGTTCACCGTCGGCCCCGGGCCCGCGGGCACCGTCGACCTGGTGGCCGCCGCGGGGGACACCGCGCCACTCGAGGACCTCGCCGAGCCGGCGCCCGACGACGTCGCGGTCGTGTTCTACACGTCCGGCACGACCGGGGCGCCCAAGGGCGTCATGCTCACCCACCGGAACATCCTCTACAACGTCGAGAGGATGGTCGCCACGCCGTACGTGTTCCGTGGCGACGACGTGCTGCTGGCCTGCCTGCCGCTGGCGCACAGCTTCGGGCAGATCTGCGTCATGCTCACCGGTTTCCGCGCCGGGATCACCCTCGTCCTGATGTCGAAGTTCTCCGGCCGGGAGGCCCTCGACCTGATGGCGGAACACCGGTGCACGGTGTTCATGGGTGTGCCGACGATGTACTTCGGGCTGCTCGACGCCGTGGCGCAGGGCGGGCCGGTGCCCCGGCTCGACCGCGTGTACAGCGGGGGTTCGCCGCTCCCGGCCCAGACCCTCGAAGAGGTCCGGACCGTGTTCGGGTGCCCGGTGTACGAGGGCTACGGGGCGACCGAGCTGTCCTGCAGCGTGGCCTACCACTACCCGGGCGTGGCGTTCCGGCCCGGCACGGTCGGGGTGCCGATCAACGGGGTCGTCGTCGGGATCGCGCAGCCGAACGCCGAAGCGGTCGAGCTCCTGCCCGTCGGCGAGGTGGGCGAGATCGTGGTGCGCGGGCCGAGCGTGATGGCCGGCTACCTCGGCCGCCCGGACCTCACCGCCGAGGTGCTGCGCGACGGCTGGTTCCGCACCGGCGACCTCGGACGGCTGGACGACGACGGCTACCTCGCGGTCGTCGGCCGGAAGAAGGACCTGATCCTGCGGGGCGGCTACAACGTCTACCCGCGCGAGATCGAGGAGCTGCTCGCCGGGCACCCGGCCGTGGCGCAGGTGGCGGTGATCGGCGTCCCGCACCCGGTGCTCGGGGAGGAGGTCTGGGCGGTCGTGGTGCCGTCCCGGCCGCAGGACGTCACCGGCAGCTCGGCCGGGGAGCTCGTCGAATGGACCAAGCAGCGGCTCGCCGCCTACAAGTACCCCCGTCGGATCGAGTTCACCGACGCACTCCCGACGGGGTCCAGCGGAAAGGTGCTCAAGCGGGTGCTCGTCGCGGAATACGCGGCGACGACCGTCGCGTAG
- a CDS encoding MFS transporter: protein MNAPPTLPKSRQRLILAVLMLCSVLIWLDNTVLSTTLETLADPVRGIGADPGELQWATGSYTLAFATLMFTAGALGDRFGHRTVFFGGVVVFAASSLWAAYASDAGQLIAARAAMGVGSALITPAMLAILMWTFTGPARAAAIGIFSTSAGVGMAAGPVLAGFLLAHFHWGSVFLVNVPVSAVALAGIAVLVPNFRSPTRRPLDPAGMLLSIAGLVALVYGLIRAGQVATWSRTDVWAPILAGLVLLAAFVLVELRVKAPGFDPRLLAHRTFGGGNLALGLLLFGVAAITFYNAFYLQGALGFSPMAAGLANIPTAAGALVGAPLAARLVRRRSVRPVAVPALTVAALTIGAYAFLDLQTPLAWIEVLLFVQGLAIGMVIGPVTAALIGHLPLAQAGAGSAVTNTVRQAGSVIGIAVGGTILSIGYRRAIEPALVGVPGPVQEQARVSAEQARHAAPGLAGAADDAFVHAMHTGAGWIAAIALLGAVVLLVTLPAGKKRGPVAEHEETRGAEAVAAPAPRP, encoded by the coding sequence ATGAACGCGCCGCCGACGCTGCCGAAATCAAGGCAGCGGCTGATTCTTGCCGTCCTGATGTTGTGCTCGGTGCTGATCTGGCTGGACAACACCGTCCTCAGCACCACGCTGGAGACGCTGGCGGACCCGGTCCGGGGAATCGGCGCCGATCCCGGCGAGCTGCAGTGGGCGACCGGTTCGTACACGCTGGCCTTCGCCACCCTGATGTTCACCGCGGGCGCACTGGGCGACCGGTTCGGGCACCGGACGGTGTTCTTCGGCGGCGTGGTCGTGTTCGCCGCGTCCTCGTTGTGGGCGGCGTACGCGAGCGATGCGGGCCAGCTGATCGCGGCCAGGGCCGCGATGGGCGTGGGCAGCGCGCTGATCACGCCGGCGATGCTGGCCATTCTCATGTGGACCTTCACCGGCCCCGCGCGGGCCGCCGCCATCGGCATCTTCTCGACGTCGGCCGGGGTCGGCATGGCGGCGGGCCCGGTGCTGGCGGGCTTCCTGCTCGCCCACTTCCACTGGGGCTCGGTCTTCCTGGTCAACGTCCCGGTCTCGGCCGTGGCGCTCGCCGGGATCGCCGTGCTGGTACCGAACTTCCGCAGCCCCACCCGGCGGCCGCTGGACCCCGCCGGGATGCTGCTGTCGATCGCCGGGCTGGTGGCGCTGGTCTACGGGCTGATCCGGGCCGGGCAGGTGGCGACGTGGAGCCGGACCGACGTCTGGGCGCCGATCCTGGCCGGCCTGGTGCTGCTGGCCGCCTTCGTCCTCGTCGAACTGCGGGTCAAGGCGCCCGGCTTCGACCCGCGGCTGCTCGCGCACCGCACCTTCGGCGGCGGCAACCTGGCGCTCGGGCTGCTGCTGTTCGGGGTCGCCGCCATCACCTTCTACAACGCTTTCTACCTGCAGGGCGCGCTCGGCTTCTCGCCGATGGCGGCGGGGCTGGCCAACATCCCGACCGCGGCCGGTGCCCTCGTGGGTGCGCCGCTCGCCGCGCGGCTGGTCCGCCGCCGGTCGGTGCGCCCGGTCGCCGTGCCGGCGTTGACCGTGGCCGCGCTGACCATCGGGGCGTACGCGTTCCTGGACCTGCAGACCCCCCTCGCCTGGATCGAGGTGCTGCTGTTCGTCCAGGGGCTCGCGATCGGCATGGTGATCGGCCCGGTCACCGCCGCGCTGATCGGCCACCTGCCGCTGGCGCAGGCCGGCGCCGGCTCGGCCGTCACCAACACCGTGCGGCAGGCCGGCAGCGTGATCGGGATCGCCGTGGGCGGCACGATCCTGTCGATCGGGTACCGGCGGGCGATCGAACCCGCGCTGGTCGGCGTGCCCGGCCCGGTGCAGGAGCAGGCGCGGGTGTCCGCCGAGCAGGCGCGCCACGCCGCGCCCGGTCTGGCCGGGGCCGCCGACGACGCGTTCGTCCACGCCATGCACACCGGCGCGGGCTGGATCGCGGCCATCGCGCTCCTCGGCGCGGTCGTCCTGCTGGTCACCCTGCCCGCCGGGAAGAAGCGTGGTCCGGTCGCGGAGCACGAAGAGACCCGCGGCGCCGAGGCCGTGGCCGCCCCGGCGCCCCGGCCGTGA
- a CDS encoding DEAD/DEAH box helicase, producing MPVRTATEVRETEPSPAGVQVAGQATYLLDRHMFALWNWASRAPGAPPPVGDVERLALVVPAPDHAKFEVAEVDCALIEPDKLAGAPLDSPGASVEAWRTRIAGGDAALPIAAHAVPDATGTAVTSAEHAAAVFRHTTEVAAELRTALTAELRPYQVRGVSWLREAVDAHGGAVLADEMGLGKTLQAIGYLVGRADAGPQLVVCPTSLVGNWAHEIARFAPDLKAVAWRGEPLEAIAERTVVLTGYPTLRLHGPALLEHQWATAVFDEAQVLKNPRTQVSKAARTIAADARIALTGTPVENRLEELWALLNLVAPQLFGHKTQFRRRFIRPIADGSVAAAARLRGVIEPVVLMRKKSQVAGSLPPKIHADLICDLTEEQQRRYDRVLEQAIDDGFGSGAQRQARVLAALTALKQVCNHPTLVAGGPADADDPDAGELAGRSGKLDLCTDIVANNLETGSPTLIFTQYRKTGELLVRHFGEQFGVSVPFFHGGLNSDQRAEIVRGFQADDGPKVLVLSLKAGGTGLTLTRAADVIHFDRWWNPAVEAQASDRVHRIGQTRTVTVTTLTTNTTVEEHIAAMHSRKSALSDIADMSGVAELAKLDDDRLIATLRRKRSS from the coding sequence GTGCCCGTGCGGACCGCCACCGAAGTGCGCGAAACCGAGCCGAGCCCGGCCGGTGTCCAGGTGGCGGGCCAGGCCACCTATCTGCTGGACCGGCACATGTTCGCCCTGTGGAACTGGGCGTCGCGGGCGCCCGGGGCACCGCCGCCCGTCGGTGACGTCGAGCGGCTCGCCCTGGTCGTCCCGGCACCCGACCACGCCAAGTTCGAGGTGGCCGAGGTCGACTGCGCGCTGATCGAGCCGGACAAGCTCGCCGGCGCGCCCCTCGACTCGCCCGGCGCGTCGGTCGAGGCCTGGCGCACGCGGATCGCGGGCGGCGACGCCGCCCTGCCGATCGCCGCGCACGCCGTGCCCGACGCCACCGGCACCGCCGTGACGTCGGCGGAGCACGCGGCGGCCGTGTTCCGGCACACCACCGAGGTCGCGGCCGAACTGCGCACCGCGTTGACCGCCGAGCTGCGGCCCTACCAGGTCCGCGGGGTGAGCTGGCTGCGCGAGGCCGTCGACGCCCACGGTGGCGCGGTGCTCGCCGACGAGATGGGGCTCGGCAAGACGCTGCAGGCCATCGGCTACCTCGTCGGGCGCGCCGACGCGGGCCCGCAGCTGGTCGTCTGTCCCACCTCACTGGTCGGCAACTGGGCGCACGAAATCGCGCGCTTCGCCCCGGACCTGAAGGCGGTGGCGTGGCGGGGAGAGCCGCTGGAAGCCATCGCCGAGCGGACCGTGGTGCTCACCGGGTACCCGACGCTGCGGCTGCACGGCCCGGCCCTGCTGGAACACCAGTGGGCCACCGCGGTCTTCGACGAGGCCCAGGTGCTGAAGAACCCGCGCACCCAGGTGTCGAAGGCCGCGCGGACCATCGCGGCCGACGCGCGGATCGCGCTGACCGGAACCCCCGTCGAGAACCGGCTCGAAGAACTCTGGGCGCTGCTCAACCTGGTCGCACCGCAGCTGTTCGGGCACAAGACGCAGTTCCGCCGCCGGTTCATCCGGCCGATCGCGGACGGCTCGGTCGCCGCCGCGGCCCGGCTGCGCGGGGTGATCGAGCCGGTCGTGCTGATGCGGAAGAAGTCCCAGGTCGCCGGCTCGCTGCCGCCCAAGATCCACGCCGACCTGATCTGCGACCTCACCGAAGAGCAGCAGCGGCGGTACGACCGCGTGCTGGAGCAGGCGATCGACGACGGCTTCGGCAGCGGCGCCCAGCGCCAGGCCCGGGTGCTGGCGGCACTGACCGCGCTCAAGCAGGTCTGCAACCACCCGACCCTGGTCGCCGGCGGCCCTGCCGACGCCGACGACCCCGACGCCGGGGAACTGGCCGGGCGGTCGGGCAAGCTCGACCTGTGCACGGACATCGTGGCCAACAACCTCGAAACCGGTTCGCCGACGCTGATCTTCACCCAGTACCGGAAGACCGGTGAGCTGCTCGTGCGGCACTTCGGCGAGCAGTTCGGGGTGTCCGTCCCGTTCTTCCACGGCGGCCTGAACTCCGACCAGCGGGCCGAAATCGTCCGCGGCTTCCAGGCCGACGACGGGCCGAAGGTGCTGGTGCTCAGCCTGAAGGCCGGCGGCACCGGGCTCACGCTCACCCGCGCGGCCGACGTCATCCACTTCGACCGGTGGTGGAACCCGGCCGTGGAGGCGCAGGCCTCCGACCGGGTGCACCGGATCGGGCAGACCCGCACGGTGACCGTCACCACGCTGACCACCAACACCACCGTCGAGGAGCACATCGCGGCCATGCACTCGCGCAAGTCGGCGCTCTCCGACATCGCCGACATGTCCGGCGTCGCCGAACTGGCCAAGCTGGACGACGACCGCCTGATCGCGACCCTGCGCCGGAAGCGGAGCAGCTGA